A stretch of Acidovorax sp. RAC01 DNA encodes these proteins:
- a CDS encoding terminase, with translation MNQLPTSEAELERCLQDPEWRIFSGCLYKIMVKGNGEEGETFSRPFVPNRAQRRFIKRLWHRNIILKARQLGFTTLIAILWLDHALFNADQRCGIIAQDREAAEAIFRDKVKYAYQHLPEEIRDRFPLARDSATELLFAHNNSSVRVATSMRSGTIHRLHISEFGKICAKYPDKAKEVMTGSIPAVPTTGILVIESTAEGANGEFYELCKRAEALHYAHQVLTERDYRFHFYAWWQEPNYRMDATTVSVSEDLHDYFDEVEVNAATKIDPEQRAWYAATVAADFAGREERMWQEYPSTPQEAFQQSTEGHYLTKTMVVLTKRGGLTSVPPLDMPVYTFWDIGNSDGCAIWFAQSLRGEDRFINYYEEHNEDLRHYVRHLQSLGYVFGKHFLPHDADHKRLGDFNRSTKQMLQTLMPGQQFVIVPRVTELMTGIHTLRKHLKGAWIDKDQCAFGIERLRGYRKKFSQALNKFTDEPDKGNGCTEGADAMRQWAQAKEAGLYRPGDDAYGTSTSYREPPPADWRT, from the coding sequence TTGAACCAGCTGCCCACCAGCGAGGCGGAGCTGGAGCGCTGCCTGCAAGATCCCGAGTGGCGGATTTTCTCCGGCTGCCTCTACAAGATTATGGTGAAGGGCAACGGCGAGGAAGGCGAGACGTTCAGCCGCCCGTTTGTGCCCAACCGTGCGCAGCGCCGGTTCATCAAGCGGCTGTGGCACCGCAACATCATCCTCAAGGCCCGCCAGCTGGGTTTCACGACGCTGATTGCAATCCTGTGGCTGGACCATGCGCTGTTCAACGCCGACCAGCGGTGCGGGATCATCGCGCAGGACCGCGAGGCGGCCGAGGCGATCTTCCGCGACAAGGTGAAGTACGCCTACCAGCACCTGCCCGAAGAAATCCGCGACCGCTTCCCCTTGGCGCGCGACAGCGCCACCGAGCTGCTTTTTGCGCACAACAACAGCAGCGTGCGCGTGGCCACGTCGATGCGCTCTGGGACCATCCACCGCCTGCACATCAGCGAGTTCGGGAAGATTTGCGCGAAGTACCCGGACAAGGCCAAGGAGGTGATGACGGGCTCGATACCCGCCGTGCCTACGACCGGCATCCTGGTGATCGAATCCACGGCCGAAGGCGCCAATGGGGAGTTCTACGAGCTGTGCAAGCGCGCCGAGGCCCTGCACTACGCCCACCAGGTGCTGACCGAGCGGGACTACCGTTTCCACTTCTACGCCTGGTGGCAGGAGCCGAACTACCGCATGGACGCCACCACGGTGTCTGTGTCCGAGGATCTGCACGACTACTTCGACGAGGTGGAGGTCAACGCCGCCACCAAGATCGACCCCGAGCAGCGCGCGTGGTACGCCGCGACCGTGGCGGCCGACTTCGCTGGACGCGAGGAACGCATGTGGCAGGAGTACCCATCAACGCCCCAGGAGGCTTTCCAGCAATCCACGGAAGGCCACTACCTCACCAAGACCATGGTGGTGCTGACCAAGCGCGGAGGCCTTACCAGCGTGCCCCCGCTGGACATGCCTGTCTACACGTTCTGGGACATCGGCAACAGCGACGGCTGCGCGATCTGGTTTGCCCAGTCCCTGCGCGGCGAGGACCGTTTCATCAACTACTACGAAGAACACAACGAGGACTTGAGGCACTACGTGCGCCACCTGCAGAGCCTGGGCTATGTGTTCGGCAAGCACTTCCTGCCACACGACGCCGACCACAAGCGCCTGGGCGACTTCAACCGATCGACAAAGCAGATGCTGCAGACCCTCATGCCTGGGCAGCAGTTCGTGATCGTGCCCCGTGTCACCGAGTTGATGACCGGCATTCACACCCTGCGCAAGCACCTGAAAGGCGCATGGATCGACAAGGACCAGTGCGCGTTTGGCATTGAGCGCCTGCGCGGCTACCGCAAAAAGTTCAGCCAGGCCCTCAATAAGTTCACCGACGAGCCCGACAAGGGCAACGGCTGCACCGAGGGCGCCGACGCCATGCGCCAGTGGGCACAAGCCAAGGAAGCCGGGTTGTACCGGCCCGGCGATGACGCCTACGGCACCAGCACCAGCTACCGAGAACCACCGCCCGCCGACTGGCGCACCTGA
- a CDS encoding terminase small subunit, with protein MTPKQQRFVDEYMVDLNATQAAIRAGYSAHTANEQGSRLLANVSVQAAISIARKAQQERTGITADRVLTEIALVAFADARELVEVRKGCCRHCWGEGFKRQRTVGEMNAAVEQWRKDGKDPADFDQEGGIGYNPHRPPHPDCPDCVGEGHARTVIKDTRSLTPAAVALYAGAKETKYGIEVLSHSKMDAVEKLAKHVGLYEKDNQQKADPLSALLTRIAQGNGNGFAPVQNDPERTTSAGLPMKAQVQDDDED; from the coding sequence TTGACCCCGAAACAGCAGCGGTTTGTGGATGAATACATGGTGGACCTGAACGCCACCCAGGCCGCGATTCGGGCGGGATACAGCGCGCACACAGCCAATGAGCAGGGCTCAAGGCTGTTAGCAAACGTTAGTGTTCAGGCTGCAATTTCGATAGCACGCAAGGCCCAGCAGGAGCGCACAGGCATCACCGCAGACCGGGTGCTGACCGAGATAGCCCTGGTGGCCTTTGCGGACGCCCGCGAGCTTGTGGAAGTGCGCAAGGGCTGCTGCCGCCACTGCTGGGGCGAAGGGTTCAAGCGCCAGCGCACCGTGGGCGAAATGAACGCAGCTGTGGAGCAATGGCGCAAGGATGGCAAAGACCCGGCCGACTTCGACCAAGAGGGCGGCATTGGGTACAACCCCCACCGCCCACCACACCCCGACTGCCCCGATTGCGTGGGTGAAGGCCATGCCCGCACAGTCATCAAGGACACGCGCAGCCTCACCCCTGCCGCTGTGGCTCTGTATGCGGGCGCCAAGGAGACGAAGTACGGCATCGAGGTGCTATCGCACTCGAAGATGGACGCCGTAGAGAAGCTGGCCAAGCACGTCGGGCTGTACGAGAAGGACAACCAGCAGAAGGCCGACCCGCTTTCTGCGCTGCTGACACGCATTGCCCAAGGCAACGGCAATGGCTTCGCGCCCGTGCAGAACGACCCCGAGCGCACCACATCGGCCGGCCTGCCCATGAAGGCGCAGGTTCAGGACGACGACGAGGATTGA
- a CDS encoding HNH endonuclease, with translation MNDKRCKGCGGAMEGRRLRNIYCGQACKDAAIDRASEELRALRTRVCIQCGASFTAKKSQLDSGNGKYCSVRCASGHLTTPGNLARAAEARKASVAINGTAHKKGAAHPSWKGGREAVRERQREKWRSEGGKERLRKYRAENPEKVREFRQRRSGKKIGRLPPGTVKKIGTRQKWMCVVCRRSIKDAYHVDHITPIARGGDHSPLNIQLLCPTCNVRKSAKDPIDFMQSRGYLL, from the coding sequence ATGAATGACAAGCGATGCAAGGGCTGTGGTGGGGCTATGGAAGGCCGCAGGCTTCGCAACATCTATTGCGGACAAGCCTGCAAGGACGCGGCGATCGATAGAGCCTCCGAAGAACTTAGGGCTTTGCGTACTCGGGTGTGCATTCAATGCGGGGCATCTTTCACTGCCAAGAAAAGCCAACTGGACAGTGGGAATGGCAAGTATTGCAGTGTTCGCTGTGCTTCCGGCCATCTGACAACGCCAGGAAACCTCGCGCGCGCAGCCGAGGCAAGAAAGGCATCGGTCGCAATAAATGGCACCGCCCACAAAAAAGGCGCAGCGCATCCTTCTTGGAAAGGTGGCAGGGAGGCGGTTCGGGAAAGGCAGCGCGAAAAGTGGAGGTCAGAGGGCGGGAAGGAGCGGCTTAGGAAATACCGCGCTGAGAACCCCGAAAAGGTGCGTGAATTTCGTCAACGCCGCAGCGGGAAGAAGATTGGCCGCCTACCGCCTGGCACGGTGAAAAAAATCGGCACGCGCCAGAAATGGATGTGCGTGGTTTGCCGACGCTCCATCAAGGACGCGTACCACGTCGACCACATTACGCCAATTGCAAGGGGCGGAGACCACTCGCCGCTCAACATCCAGCTTTTGTGTCCGACCTGCAACGTGCGCAAGTCGGCGAAAGACCCAATTGATTTCATGCAGTCCAGGGGGTACTTGCTGTGA
- a CDS encoding HNH endonuclease signature motif containing protein, whose amino-acid sequence MVEPLHFTLPWPPADLSPNAARSKKGWLIPNPETGLSDAKEVRRLYVYDPETGVFLRRITIGQRAKSGTVAGFTCHGRRRIYFRGKAVFASRLAWLYMTGEWPRGVIDHVNGNPLDDRMANLRDVDAGINMENQRKARIDNRSGLLGVRKNRASSYSARIWFKGRPQTIGAFPTAEEAHAAYLERKRAIHEGCTL is encoded by the coding sequence ATGGTTGAGCCGCTGCACTTCACCCTGCCGTGGCCACCGGCCGACCTGAGCCCGAACGCTGCCCGCTCGAAAAAGGGTTGGTTGATTCCGAACCCTGAAACGGGCCTATCGGATGCGAAGGAGGTGCGCCGGTTGTATGTGTACGACCCGGAAACCGGGGTGTTTTTGCGCCGGATCACTATCGGTCAGCGAGCAAAAAGCGGGACCGTCGCAGGCTTTACGTGTCACGGGAGAAGGCGAATCTACTTCCGTGGAAAGGCTGTGTTTGCCTCACGACTTGCATGGTTGTACATGACGGGCGAATGGCCAAGAGGCGTTATTGATCATGTGAACGGGAACCCGTTGGACGATCGCATGGCAAATCTTCGTGATGTTGATGCTGGCATCAATATGGAAAACCAGCGGAAAGCGCGAATCGACAACCGCTCAGGGCTACTTGGGGTGAGGAAAAACCGTGCAAGCAGCTATTCCGCTCGAATTTGGTTCAAAGGACGGCCGCAAACGATTGGGGCTTTCCCCACTGCAGAGGAAGCTCACGCCGCGTACCTGGAGCGGAAAAGAGCTATTCATGAAGGGTGCACGCTGTGA
- a CDS encoding helix-turn-helix domain-containing protein: MTEGQFSLVPMEVIQDKRLTLEQTRVLIALFSFRSRTTDTVWPSRAAIAERTGMHPSNISAATTALVTLGWLLKVGAGGHSKASRYTLCNPGITATTVAQSATVAPATTVAQSATVVGPTTVAEQTTVADAATVAEQARGPVAESATPPVAESARGKEHTNELTTEQTNSRPAAPTAAKVKAELVDDAETALQSACKHTWAAYSLSYERRYGAKPVRNQSVNAKVKQFVQRIGFVESPLVAAFYVDRVSDAFVVRKVHDVGLLLSGAEGYRTQWAAGSAMTGTRAKQIDQTQSNADVATEAMAILRQRRQGAPA; the protein is encoded by the coding sequence ATGACCGAAGGCCAGTTCTCACTGGTTCCTATGGAAGTCATCCAGGACAAGCGGCTGACACTGGAGCAAACGCGCGTGTTGATCGCGTTGTTTTCGTTCCGCAGCCGCACCACGGATACGGTGTGGCCCTCACGCGCAGCCATTGCGGAGCGCACGGGTATGCACCCCTCGAACATCAGCGCCGCTACGACGGCCCTGGTGACGCTGGGATGGCTGCTCAAGGTGGGGGCCGGTGGGCACTCGAAAGCCAGCCGCTACACCCTTTGCAACCCTGGAATCACTGCAACAACCGTAGCCCAATCGGCTACGGTAGCCCCTGCGACTACCGTAGCCCAATCGGCTACGGTTGTTGGCCCCACAACAGTAGCCGAACAGACTACGGTAGCCGATGCGGCTACGGTAGCCGAACAGGCTAGGGGGCCCGTAGCCGAATCGGCTACCCCCCCCGTAGCCGAATCGGCTAGGGGCAAAGAACATACCAATGAACTAACCACTGAACAGACCAATTCCCGGCCGGCTGCGCCGACCGCCGCGAAGGTCAAGGCTGAGTTGGTGGACGACGCCGAGACAGCGCTGCAGTCGGCGTGCAAGCACACCTGGGCCGCGTACAGCCTTTCGTACGAACGCCGCTACGGTGCCAAGCCCGTACGCAACCAGTCGGTGAACGCCAAGGTCAAGCAGTTCGTGCAGCGCATCGGCTTCGTGGAATCGCCGCTGGTGGCCGCGTTTTACGTGGACCGCGTGAGCGACGCCTTTGTGGTCCGCAAGGTGCACGACGTGGGCCTGCTGCTGTCGGGCGCCGAGGGATACCGCACGCAATGGGCTGCAGGTTCCGCGATGACGGGCACCCGCGCCAAGCAGATCGACCAGACCCAATCGAACGCCGACGTTGCAACGGAGGCCATGGCTATCCTGCGCCAGCGCCGGCAAGGAGCACCCGCATGA
- a CDS encoding sigma factor-like helix-turn-helix DNA-binding protein: protein MTGRATRLIERDARIEALAYEGKTAKEIASIEKIAVGAVYAWARAAGFKLERLDVARKDRDAKLMILGEAGKTPDEIAIELGMKPSAVRFAARVIGVNLKRGYRSPLTEGRQARIGKMVSMYRQGVTLQKIGDQFGITRERVRQLLGKRGVKSIDGGKSVVAAAQALAREQDKEARSIAKYGLPRAVVEQLRKDGVTYAFQKQRNHAKIRGIDWKLSFGQWFAIWQTSGKLHLRGRGKGKYVMSRVSDAGCYEMGNVHIQLATENSQEAVKQWKGKAKANRGVYCLYPGREMAWLAKVGQTRLGFFKSEAEAVAARTAYLEANPQKHELLRGRGYAHIKGKDGRADRYQVMVGSKYVGSYLTPDAALAARADYIAAQAKLTPAAEAKEVTHG from the coding sequence ATGACCGGCCGCGCCACACGTTTGATTGAGCGGGACGCTCGAATCGAGGCCCTTGCTTATGAGGGCAAAACCGCCAAGGAGATCGCGTCGATTGAAAAGATTGCGGTTGGAGCGGTGTACGCCTGGGCGCGGGCTGCAGGCTTCAAGTTGGAGCGACTGGATGTCGCCCGCAAGGATCGGGATGCGAAGTTGATGATCCTTGGAGAAGCCGGGAAAACTCCCGATGAAATTGCGATCGAGTTGGGCATGAAGCCTAGCGCCGTTCGCTTTGCCGCCCGCGTAATTGGCGTGAACCTCAAGCGCGGGTACAGAAGCCCATTGACTGAGGGGCGCCAAGCTCGCATCGGAAAGATGGTGAGCATGTACCGCCAAGGGGTCACGCTGCAAAAGATTGGGGACCAATTCGGCATCACTCGGGAGCGCGTCCGTCAGTTGCTTGGCAAGCGAGGCGTCAAGTCTATTGACGGAGGTAAGTCCGTCGTAGCCGCAGCCCAGGCGCTGGCCCGTGAGCAGGACAAGGAAGCGCGGAGCATTGCAAAGTACGGATTGCCGCGCGCAGTGGTGGAGCAGCTGCGAAAAGATGGTGTGACGTACGCATTCCAGAAGCAACGCAACCACGCCAAGATTCGCGGGATCGATTGGAAGCTGAGCTTTGGTCAATGGTTCGCCATCTGGCAAACCAGCGGGAAGTTGCACCTTCGGGGAAGAGGAAAAGGCAAGTACGTGATGTCTCGTGTCAGCGACGCTGGTTGCTACGAGATGGGCAACGTGCACATCCAGCTTGCAACGGAGAACAGCCAGGAAGCCGTCAAGCAATGGAAGGGCAAGGCCAAGGCTAACCGGGGCGTCTATTGCCTGTACCCGGGCCGCGAGATGGCTTGGCTCGCAAAAGTCGGCCAAACACGCCTCGGATTCTTCAAATCCGAAGCCGAAGCCGTGGCCGCTAGGACTGCATATCTTGAAGCCAACCCGCAGAAGCATGAGCTTCTTCGCGGTCGCGGCTATGCCCACATCAAGGGCAAAGATGGGCGCGCGGATCGATACCAGGTAATGGTGGGCAGCAAGTACGTCGGGTCCTACTTGACGCCTGACGCGGCCCTTGCAGCGCGCGCCGACTACATCGCGGCCCAAGCAAAGCTGACCCCCGCAGCCGAAGCCAAGGAGGTCACACATGGTTGA